In Panicum virgatum strain AP13 chromosome 5K, P.virgatum_v5, whole genome shotgun sequence, the genomic window AAGGACAGGGAAAGCAACGCTATGTTACAAGAAGCTCGAGACATACTGGAAGAAGTATGTTACTTGTTTTGCTGATCGAATTCTGCAGTGTTCATTTTTTACACTGTGATGCTTATTTAAGAGATTGAGAGTGAATTGTTCTGTGTTCTGCATTAGATTTCTTGATCTCTCATCTTTGATCTGGCATCTCTGGCTTGCTATGCAGGGCCTTAAGCTTTCAACAAGTTGCCGGGCGCATATAGGAATGAAGTTAGTCGGGCAGCTTGATCCGAAACCTTTCTTAAATGCTTGTTTACAGAGGCCGTCAGAAGGTGATGCAGGACTTCGTGCTGGCGAACTTTGTTCAGAGTGGCAAGCTCAAATTATAAATTCAAATTGGCATCCAATTAAGGTTGTCGAGGTTGATGGGAAAGAGCCGGTACAAATCTTTACTTCACTGTTACCTTTTTCTCTCAAATACTTACTTTTGTATTAATAGAAGAAAAATGTTTGAAATTTCAATATGCTAGGTTCTGTACCACACCACTGTACTTGCAGTAATTCACGGCTATGGTTGGACTTGGGCACCCACCCCTAGTTCCCTGTTTACTTTGCTGGTCGCAGTCCAATTCGGCCAACATAAACATTGCCAAACTTTTGTTGCGTGACATCTGATGGTGCAATGGCGTGATTGAAAGAGGTtaggtgctctagcctaagagggggaggaggtgaattaggcactctaaaactttaacctatggctccaactagtttgcataaaaatttgaactaaaacaaactatctagatgtgcaactacggttcttctagtatgaaaccctcatcccaaaaaaagtttagcaacctatagccaatcctatcaatatactactctatgaaagtagagGCACAaaaattgcaatatgaaatgcggaagcttaaagaggagggatgagaggaagtaAACTCTCGACATgaagatttatcccgtggttcggattgccacaaaggcgcccctacatccaaGTTGTTGAAgtactcacgaagagtatcgtttcccgacaatcaagtctcttccgtgaacacaatcacggtcaccttgatcccgctttCTACTAAGGAGCTTGCCCACAAAGGagagggggtctccacgtccctcgTACAAGGTTGTTgtcgccactccacaccaagccggagggtcgatgacgtgccggcaAGCCACCAAATGCTCTAAGGGGCCGACGCACCGTAATGCttattggttcactctagaaccagccacaaggatctcaacctttcTTGCTCACTCACTtaggagctaacctagcactaacacttacaaagcttgtgctaaggactaagaatttgatctctatgctcttggatggcttggaggtgttcttggatatgtgtgtgatgtcttgggactccagcaaactcaaaatggccggagtgaggcatatatataggccaccagcTCAAGAGAGCCATTACTAGCCGTTGGCtagttttctgcgtaggcatcggaacttctggtgtatgggcatcggttcttccggtcacactGCGCTCTGAAATAGCCGTTGGCCTCTCTGACACAGCTGCAGCAACTTCCAGggatcatcggttgaaccgatgctatgaCGTCGGAACTTTCGGTGACACTTGATCTTCATATAGCTGTTGcatcttgctgacgtcattgcactgaTACATTGCTCTggtgggcatcggttcttccggtgctgaaaGGCCTGGCTGCtgcgcacttgacatcgtctgtGGACAATAGTACGTTGATTGCACTGGTGCCTCTGAGTGGtctgtcggttaaaccggtgctactgagttTTCCTCACTTGGCTTAGTATGCACGCCCAGTTACACCGATGCagtggcgtcggttcttccgacaaccatcggatgttccgatgGTGGGGCATCGGTGAAACCGGTGCAGCAGAAACTGCATCTTCTCGTCCAATTTGTCGCGGCAATCTCTGGATTTCCACTATATTTTGGCACCTTTACGACtgattggacttgtcatcttgatggtggattggacatggCGTCTCGACGATAGATTGGATATTGCGTCTTGACGATGAATTAGACTTGTTGAATCATATCCATAGGACCTAAAGATTTCTAcaaatgtgatctcacaaacttgttagtctcattgattatgttgtcactcaatctCCAAAATCGTAAACAATGGTTTAGATGGGGTCATGTTCCTTACAGTGATGCAGGAGAGGATACAGTGATGCAGGAGAGGATAATCGTGGACGAAGCGAAGCTCCGGGAGCTAAAAGATgagtacggtcaagaagtctACGCAGCAGTGACGAAGGCGCTACTCGAGATAGACGAGTACAATGGCAGCGCCAGGTACTGTAAATCGGTGATGTGGAACTTCAAGGCAGACCGGAGAGCAACGCTGACGGAAGGCGTTCAGTTCATCATAAAGCAGTGGCAATCGCGCAAGAGGAACCGCTGAGCTGTTGGACCTGGAGACTGTAGTAGCGTTCGACCCTGCTGTCTGCTCTCCACCTGTTGTTCTCGATGTTTTGGCGCACGAGGCTTGAGCACTCGGTAGTAGTAAGTAGATGATGGTGAGCCACCCATGAGGCCCTTATTCGTTTTTGTCTTAGCAGACAACACGGGCCCTAAGATCCTGTTTAATTAGTGAAAAGTTGTtgattttgatactgtagcatattttgttgttacttgacaaataatatctaattatgaattaattagacttaaaagattcatctcgtgctaatcagttagactgtgtaattagttattttttaactgctTTTAATGTTCCATAAcatgtgtccgaacattcgatgtgatgagtcTATACTATAAGGATCCATGACAATTGAAATAATCTTCACCAAAGCTAGCCCCATACCCACCTCACATACCTTCACTTTTGGGCCCACCTGGAAGCACCAAATGTTTGACAGGGGAGGATGGCAGATTGAAATCGTCGCGCATCCCCGTGGAGCCGCGATACCGCGCCCCTTGCGCCGTTTTTTTATTTCACCAATGGGTTTTCTACCCTCCTCTCGTACCCTCCCGCTCATCACGCCTCAATCACCGCCGAGATCGCGCTGGGGTCGCGGCGCAACGTCTGGTCGCGGTGCCCTcgcgccgctgctgcctcgCGGCGCCCTCGCGACGTCGTGAATCATGCTCTCTCCCCATTTTCTTCCTTCTCTGCCGCACCCATCCCCGCCCCCTCCACGCGCCTCTGTCGCCCTATCTTTCCCCATCGCTGTCACCGTCGCCCTCCCCCGCGCTTGACTCCTCTGCCCCCGCCGCCCACCCCTGTgctacgccaccgccgccgccgccgcacccttgACCCGAGCCCGACCCCGGCACCGAGTCCGCCCTCGCCTcggtgccccgccgccgccgctctcgccTCCCCCTCAAGCCTCACCAGAAGCGGGCGGCTGCGGCGTTGGTCGTGCTCTCCGTGGCGGCCGCGGGCCACGCTCCGGCCGGGCGCGGGGCCtccgacgcgcgccgcctgtGGTCACCTTCGCCGTGCGCGCTCCAGCGCTGCAGCCCCAGCCGTGGCTACGCGTCGCTCTTGGGTGCGGAGGCGGCGAGgtgggacgaggaggaggaggtggcaacGGCGGAGGCACGGCGGTTGATGCGGCTAGCCAACGTCGACGCGCTCAAGCAGCAACTCGGGGAAGGGGAGGTGATCCCGTACGCGGACCTGCTGCGCGTGTGCCAGGAGGCCGGCGCGGCCAGGACGCGCGCCGAGGCTGCCGCGCTCGATGAGGCCGGTGTCGTGCTGCTCTTCTGCGACAGGGTCTACCTCCAGCCCGATAAGGTCAGCTCGCATCGCATTGCTGCCATATCCTAcccctcccctccttcctcgccgcctCGGTTCGCTGGGTCCCCTCCTTCGCGGCTCGGCTTACCCGTGCTCCTCGCCGCTGGTTATCCTTGTTTGTTTGTTCGCTGTTTGAATAGTCGTATGACCCACCAGCCTATCCCATGCGGCGCCGGCCTCCCAGTCAGGTCGGGGGAGTCGACGGGCCGAGACGCTGCGGGTCTTCGCTCACGAATCTCCGAGCTCTCTCTGCCCCCGCCGGCCGCTCGCGGAACCGTCGCCCTCCAATCACGCAGAGTCGACGGCGGCAGGAAGAAACTGCACCATGCCTGGTTAGTGCTGACCCCCTCCCATGTCGTTGTTGCCGCATAGCTGTCATCCATCCTTGTGCCCCCACTACAGAAATACATGTGCTTGCCTGCTGGCGAGGGCAACTCTACATGTGTGAATTGCATTGCTTGTTTTCTTTGGTGCATTTTTTAAGAATCTGATTGGTGTACATGTGCATTCTTCACGACATGAGTTCTTAACTTGTTGTGCAGGTGGTAAGCGAAGTTATTATTATGTGTTTTTTGCAGGGAAGCATCGTGATTTACCCAAGATATTTTGGAGGTGAAAGATGAACCAATTTTCTTATTCTACATGGAAGCGTAGCACATAAGTGGAATAATCAATATTTTCTTTCTTGTTGTTTAGGGCAATCACTGTGTCCTGGGTAGCAACCATTTTGTTTAAACATTGGTCTGGGTTTAGTGCTAAAAGGTAATCGTGCCACGGAGCTATTCAGTTCAAATTGAAGGGTAATCACTTTGTCTGCTATCTTCGCATGCTTTATATGGTTTATGATTTAACAAGGGCTCAATTATCTAATCATTTTGATTGACTACAGACTCATATATTGTGTCGTCCAAGGATGCCTTTACTCATTTGTTGCATTGATTAATTTGGATTTAGACACATAATAGTTAGCTTCATTTGTTCTATGCTTCCTGTTTGATGAATTGTTAGTGTCATCGGTGTATTCAGTGATACTTGCTAAAGGCCGGCCTAATATGGTGGTGGTCAGATTGATTCATTGACTTGTAGTTATACATGGCCATCGGGCCGTCACGGCCCGGCCCACGGCCCGGTCGTGCCGTGCTGTGCCGGCACGCCGTTGTGCCTCACCGtgccgccgtgccgtgccgcggcCGTGGTCGTGCCTAGCTGTCAGCCCAAGGCATGACCCGTGGGCCGTCAGGCCGGCACGAAAGCACggcggccgccgtgccgcccgcgAGCACGCCACAGCTCGCACCGAAGGACCGGCAGGGCGGAGCCGCCGCAGCGAAGGTCGGCggggcggggaggggcggagccGTCGCGTCGATGGTCGGCGGGGCGAAGCACTTGACGCAGATCTGGCCATGGCCGGTGGCCGCGCGGGAGATGGCGACGGTCGCCATGGTGACGGGGCGCTGCTACTGCTCGGGCGCGGGGAGGAGAGAAGCCGAGGAGGTGCACGGGGACGAGACGAAGACGCTGGATGTGGCTGTGTGAGGGACggccggcgggggaggggagatgcacgggcggcggcggcgtggtgaggCCGTGAGGGAAGTTGCGATTCACAACTTGCGACCGACACCGAGGGAGCCAAGGAAGGGATaaggttgggttgggttgtgaGGTTGGTTGGGCTCTTTTTCTTGCCTATGTGTGTTGGGCTCTTTCTCTTAGCAGGCTACCTGCCGGGCCATCACCGGGCCGGCCTTTTCACCGGGCCGTGCTCGGGCCGTGCCACGGGCCAGGGTGGCGGCCCAGGCACTGCCCGGTGcctcgggccgtgccgtgctcaGGCCGGGCCAAAACACCGGGCCGCGGGCCGTGCCGATGGGCTGCGGGCTGCATGGCCATGTATACTTGTAGTTAACTCCATGCTTGCTGATAGTCAAGGAGTTGCTCAGGTATAGTGTAGTATGGGTGTAAATTTCAATGGTACTTAGTTTTTAAAGTGAGCCTTCATTACTTAATCTTTAACTCTGAAGTATTCTTGCAGGACCATGCAGACTGCAGTGGGTGTTTTTGGTGGTAAAAATTATACTAATGGAACATTTCATTACATGCACCTTCACTAACTGTGAGCTCAGGTGAGTAGATGCATGAGTGAGTAGCCTTTACTATAGAAAAAGGCCTGGctgaagtcagttaaaaaagaACAGtacaagagaaaagaaaaggttacACAAAATTATTTGCATTCTATATTGATTCAGCTATAATCGAGTAGCACTTATGAAAAAGAACTAGCTGAAAGCTTCAGCTATAAAATAACAGTACAATAGAAAAGAATCGGACAAATCTATTTGCATTCTATATTGGTGAGTTTCTAATTGTTTTTCATGTAGATGCATTATCATTTTCTTAAGAATATTTCGAGTAATATTGAGAGATGTTCATCGCATCCTAATTTCTAATCATTTATTTTGGGCTTGctttaagttctattctatCTAGGATTAGTATTGGATCATATTTTGCACCAATAAATCCCCACTCTTATTTACTTACATCCTTTCTTGTTCCTTGCAGGGTGTACAATCTGAACCATCAATTTGCTATTTTTCCTCCAGAAACtgaatttcaaaatattttattaTGGATATATTTAATTGGGATAATACA contains:
- the LOC120710689 gene encoding factor of DNA methylation 1-like, whose translation is MTSKHLKMAMLEQERAEENVLKRLEQQVQEKKDILNKIEKLKEQFYQKKTLEFQIQQTKGELSVMKHMPYGEGSELKNKIDELNKKLKEKEDELGKMQSHTNTLIVKDRESNAMLQEARDILEEGLKLSTSCRAHIGMKLVGQLDPKPFLNACLQRPSEGDAGLRAGELCSEWQAQIINSNWHPIKVVEVDGKEPVQIFTSLLPFSLKYLLLY